The Arachis ipaensis cultivar K30076 chromosome B07, Araip1.1, whole genome shotgun sequence genome includes a window with the following:
- the LOC107606344 gene encoding RNA-binding protein 1, protein MNLKMDSDKAKLFVGGISRDTTEYVLRDHFARYGVVLDCTISLDRTTRIPRGFGFVTFSDLAAADKALQDTHVILGRTVEVKKAIPRSEQQHQHQNQVQNRGASNYSCNDCSSDNIRTKKIFVGGLSAGISEEEFRKYFERFGRITDVVVMQDSVTHRPRGFGFITFDSEESVQNVMVKSFHDLNGRQVEVKRAVPKEGNYGYDGFNKLRYRSERGASKGFPPYSPSCAVPGFAPQPWYSNDGVYVYGSSNYGWYPMGGYGSNGYAMPSDISRNFWYGPMIASPQGCHVPYANALPNIAYMGGRLGVVGNVVGTRGYNGILGAARNIKSDQPLTANGFIPGNVTLHQGVTQDVVSSNLKGSNGEISS, encoded by the exons ATGAATTTGAAGATGGATTCTGATAAAGCGAAGCTCTTTGTTGGGGGTATCTCGCGTGACACCACCGAGTACGTACTCAGAGATCACTTCGCCAGATACGGCGTCGTTTTGGATTGCACCATCTCCTTGGACCGCACTACCCGAATCCCTAGAGGTTTCGGCTTCGTTACTTTTTCCGATCTCGCTGCTGCTGATAAAGCTCTTCAGGACACCCATGTCATACTCGGAAGAACG GTAGAAGTGAAAAAAGCAATACCAAGAAGTGAGCAGCAACACCAACACCAAAATCAAGTACAGAACAGGGGAGCGAGTAACTATAGTTGTAATGACTGTAGCAGTGACAACATTAGGACTAAAAAGATTTTTGTAGGGGGTTTGTCTGCTGGTATCTCAGAGGAGGAGTTCAGGAAATACTTTGAGCGGTTTGGTCGTATAACTGATGTAGTGGTGATGCAGGACAGCGTAACTCACCGGCCTAGGGGATTTGGTTTCATCACTTTTGATTCTGAAGAGTCGGTACAAAATGTTATGGTGAAAAGTTTCCATGATTTGAATGGTAGACAGGTGGAGGTCAAGAGAGCTGTTCCAAAAGAGGGAAACTATGGTTATGATGGTTTTAATAAGCTAAGATACAGGAGTGAAAGAGGAGCCTCTAAAGGTTTTCCTCCTTATAGTCCTAGCTGCGCAGTTCCTGGCTTTGCGCCTCAGCCATGGTATAGTAACGATGGTGTTTATGTCTATGGATCAAGCAATTATGGTTGGTACCCTATGGGTGGGTATGGAAGTAACGGATATGCAATGCCGTCTGATATTTCTAGGAACTTCTGGTATGGGCCCATGATAGCCAGTCCTCAGGGATGTCATGTGCCTTATGCTAATGCTTTGCCGAATATTGCATATATGGGTGGTAGGCTAGGAGTAGTAGGTAATGTAGTTGGAACTAGAGGGTACAATGGCATACTTGGCgctgcaagaaatataaaatctgaTCAACCTCTAACTGCCAATGGATTCATTCCAGGCAATGTGACATTACATCAAGGTGTGACTCAAGATGTGGTCTCTTCTAATTTGAAAGGATCAAATGGTGAAATTTCTAGTTGA